The following proteins come from a genomic window of Paucidesulfovibrio gracilis DSM 16080:
- a CDS encoding bactofilin family protein translates to MAKDEINAFLGAGTNYHGKLNFQGSVRIDGSFTGEVDSDGTLVIGKDAVVEGTIRVGQLVLSGRLTGEVEARQKVALKKSADMKGDIRTPVLIMDEGAVLEGKLTMGSQDALPSGSES, encoded by the coding sequence ATGGCAAAGGACGAAATCAACGCCTTTCTTGGTGCGGGTACCAACTATCACGGAAAACTGAACTTTCAAGGCTCTGTACGCATCGACGGCAGCTTCACCGGCGAGGTGGACTCCGACGGCACCCTGGTCATCGGCAAGGACGCGGTGGTGGAAGGCACCATCCGGGTCGGCCAGCTGGTGCTTTCCGGGCGGCTCACAGGGGAAGTGGAGGCGCGCCAGAAGGTCGCCTTGAAGAAAAGTGCCGATATGAAAGGAGATATCCGCACGCCGGTGCTGATCATGGACGAAGGCGCTGTGCTGGAAGGCAAGCTGACCATGGGCTCGCAGGACGCCCTGCCCTCCGGCTCGGAGAGCTGA
- the rodA gene encoding rod shape-determining protein RodA, whose product MERKMLLSINWPLVGITAVLFFLGVLNLYSASGFRMEEGLNVDPYFQKQLIWGLMGLPCMAVFMLVDYRHLKTAAWPLFWVTVILLVSVFFVGKTIYGARRWLDLGFMHFQPSELAKISVLVLGARLLSRDTGKLDFLPLFLVLGICSLPALLVAMQPDLGSGLSVLLILGGMILYRGLTSRVLRTAVVAVPALLPLGWFALHDYQKRRIISFLNPESDPKGAGYHKLQSEIAVGSGEIWGKGFLGGTQSHYRFLPEKHTDFALAVFAEEWGFVGSMALLTLFCAFLYQIAQVAREAKDLFGSYLAAGVFFYFFWQILINMGMVLGVLPVVGIPLPFLSYGGSATLVNFSLVGLVLNVSMRKFLFKQV is encoded by the coding sequence CGTACTCTTCTTCCTCGGCGTGCTGAACCTGTACTCGGCCAGCGGATTCCGCATGGAAGAGGGGCTGAACGTAGATCCCTATTTTCAAAAACAACTCATCTGGGGACTCATGGGTCTGCCCTGCATGGCCGTGTTCATGCTCGTGGACTACCGGCATCTCAAAACCGCGGCCTGGCCTCTATTTTGGGTCACGGTGATCCTGCTGGTGTCGGTGTTCTTCGTGGGCAAGACCATCTATGGGGCGCGCCGCTGGCTGGACCTGGGGTTCATGCACTTCCAACCCAGCGAACTGGCCAAGATCAGCGTGTTGGTCCTGGGGGCGCGTCTGCTCTCCCGGGATACGGGCAAATTGGATTTTCTGCCGCTGTTTCTGGTGCTGGGCATCTGTTCGCTGCCGGCCCTGCTCGTGGCCATGCAGCCGGACCTGGGTTCGGGCCTTTCCGTGCTGCTCATTCTCGGCGGCATGATTCTCTACCGCGGCCTTACCTCCCGGGTATTGCGCACGGCCGTGGTCGCCGTGCCTGCGCTGCTCCCCCTGGGCTGGTTTGCCCTGCATGACTATCAAAAACGGCGCATCATTTCCTTTCTGAACCCGGAGAGCGATCCCAAGGGCGCGGGCTACCACAAGCTCCAGTCGGAAATCGCCGTAGGCTCGGGCGAAATATGGGGCAAGGGCTTTTTGGGCGGCACCCAGAGCCATTACCGATTCCTGCCCGAAAAACACACGGACTTCGCTCTGGCCGTGTTTGCGGAAGAATGGGGGTTCGTTGGCAGCATGGCCCTGCTGACCCTGTTCTGCGCCTTCTTGTACCAAATTGCACAAGTGGCCCGTGAGGCCAAAGATCTTTTCGGCAGTTATCTTGCGGCAGGAGTGTTCTTCTATTTTTTCTGGCAAATCCTTATAAATATGGGTATGGTTCTTGGCGTCCTGCCGGTGGTGGGCATCCCCCTGCCATTCTTGAGTTATGGCGGCAGCGCTACCCTGGTGAACTTCAGTCTGGTGGGGCTTGTGCTCAATGTTTCCATGCGCAAGTTTTTGTTCAAACAGGTCTGA
- a CDS encoding F0F1 ATP synthase subunit B family protein — protein MRRFALWALVAAMVLGLAGIAFATGHGAEAAEAAHEGGHAEAHGVPWGNFALRVVNLVIFLGIIWWAAGDKLKALFGGRRKDIRAELDDLETRKAQAEEQLRNVERGIANLNQEKQKILDDAQKQGEAMKVAIIEKAERDAEAMKEQAKRTAENEAKAAMDTMRAEMADLVADAAAKMVKEKLSENDHERLVDEYLTKVVLN, from the coding sequence TTGAGACGGTTCGCACTCTGGGCGCTGGTCGCCGCGATGGTGCTGGGTCTGGCAGGCATCGCCTTTGCCACGGGCCACGGCGCTGAAGCGGCCGAGGCCGCGCACGAGGGAGGTCATGCGGAAGCTCACGGTGTCCCCTGGGGCAACTTCGCCCTTCGTGTCGTCAACCTGGTGATCTTTTTGGGAATCATCTGGTGGGCGGCCGGTGACAAGCTGAAGGCGCTCTTCGGCGGACGGCGGAAGGACATCCGTGCGGAACTCGACGACCTCGAGACCCGCAAAGCCCAGGCCGAGGAACAGCTTCGGAACGTTGAACGCGGCATTGCCAACCTGAACCAGGAAAAGCAAAAAATTCTTGATGACGCCCAGAAGCAGGGTGAGGCCATGAAGGTCGCCATCATTGAGAAGGCCGAACGCGACGCCGAGGCCATGAAAGAACAAGCCAAACGCACGGCCGAGAACGAAGCCAAGGCCGCCATGGACACCATGCGCGCTGAAATGGCCGACCTCGTGGCGGACGCGGCTGCAAAAATGGTCAAGGAAAAGCTTTCCGAAAACGACCATGAACGGCTTGTGGACGAATACTTAACAAAGGTGGTGCTCAATTGA
- a CDS encoding ATP synthase F0 subunit B, with protein MVIPDNSIYIQFINFLLLVVLLNWALIKPIRGIIQKRKELMAEQMGGIEQFTSDADTKLKDYEAALDAARKEGVEVRTRLKEEGTSKEQELMSAAGQQAATTLREAEAQIESEVKSAMDALKKDVDGYAQKATNKILGQA; from the coding sequence ATGGTTATACCGGATAATTCAATCTACATCCAATTCATCAACTTCCTGTTGCTCGTGGTGCTGCTGAACTGGGCGCTGATCAAGCCCATCCGCGGTATCATCCAAAAACGCAAGGAACTGATGGCCGAGCAGATGGGAGGTATCGAGCAGTTCACGTCCGATGCCGACACCAAGCTCAAGGACTACGAGGCCGCCCTGGATGCCGCCCGAAAGGAAGGCGTCGAGGTTCGTACCCGGCTCAAGGAGGAAGGCACTTCCAAAGAGCAGGAACTCATGTCCGCCGCCGGCCAGCAGGCCGCCACTACGCTGCGCGAGGCCGAGGCTCAGATCGAGTCCGAGGTCAAGAGCGCCATGGATGCGTTGAAAAAGGATGTGGACGGCTACGCGCAGAAGGCCACGAACAAGATTCTTGGCCAAGCATAA
- a CDS encoding F0F1 ATP synthase subunit delta: protein MTGNVVARRYAKALFAVGSKAGEKELDAFGKELAALAGVLDASPQAFAFFKNPAFSAEEKKQVLKKIAEKVSVGPMMQNFCELLADKDRVDVLPFIAADYQKMLDQAQGVVSGSLVTAFELSDVRRKELTEKLEKQTGKKLDLDFAADQQILGGVVLKVGDKVLDASLRAQLDILKEQIKRGE from the coding sequence TTGACCGGGAACGTTGTAGCTCGCAGATACGCCAAAGCTCTCTTTGCCGTGGGCAGCAAAGCCGGTGAAAAAGAGCTGGACGCGTTCGGCAAGGAGTTGGCCGCGCTCGCCGGTGTTCTCGACGCTTCGCCCCAGGCGTTCGCGTTCTTCAAGAACCCCGCCTTCAGCGCCGAAGAAAAAAAGCAAGTGCTGAAAAAGATCGCGGAAAAGGTGTCTGTCGGTCCGATGATGCAGAACTTCTGCGAACTCCTGGCCGATAAGGACCGGGTGGACGTGCTGCCTTTCATTGCCGCCGATTACCAGAAAATGCTCGATCAGGCCCAAGGCGTCGTTTCCGGCTCCCTGGTCACTGCCTTCGAGCTTTCGGACGTGCGCCGCAAGGAGCTGACCGAAAAACTGGAAAAGCAGACCGGAAAGAAACTCGATCTGGATTTCGCCGCCGATCAGCAAATTCTCGGTGGCGTCGTGCTCAAAGTTGGCGACAAAGTGCTGGACGCGAGCCTCCGCGCTCAGCTCGACATTTTGAAAGAACAGATCAAAAGGGGTGAGTAG